From Jeotgalibaca dankookensis, one genomic window encodes:
- a CDS encoding DeoR/GlpR family DNA-binding transcription regulator, with the protein MRVLTEERQQYILEKLDREHIVKLNDLTKQLNCSISTVRRDLSQLEEKGLLIRVHGGAKRNYSIQTEIEMEEKRSKNVQSKQLIGQLAASIIKDQEIIYLDAGTTTYEIIPYLKEFTDLKVITNGLAHAQLLTDLHIETIQIGGQVKEKTQAIIGSVAQKQLQQYRFNKAFIGINGIDYEYGYTTPDLEEAAMKKLAGKQANQCFVVADHTKFHHVSFAKVGELDDYSLLTDYVNDKDKRQLGKEIKIWEAKK; encoded by the coding sequence ATGAGAGTGCTTACAGAAGAGCGGCAGCAATATATACTTGAGAAATTAGACCGTGAACACATTGTAAAATTAAATGATTTAACAAAGCAGTTAAACTGTTCGATATCAACTGTTAGACGAGACTTATCACAGTTAGAAGAAAAGGGATTACTTATCCGGGTTCATGGTGGTGCCAAACGGAATTATTCAATTCAGACGGAAATAGAAATGGAAGAAAAACGTTCCAAAAACGTTCAATCAAAACAGCTAATTGGTCAATTAGCTGCTTCCATTATCAAAGATCAAGAAATTATTTATTTAGACGCTGGCACTACGACTTATGAAATTATTCCCTATTTAAAGGAGTTTACAGATTTAAAAGTGATAACCAATGGCTTAGCGCATGCACAATTGCTAACAGATTTGCATATTGAAACGATTCAAATTGGTGGCCAAGTGAAAGAAAAGACTCAAGCGATTATTGGTTCGGTTGCACAAAAACAGTTGCAACAGTATCGATTTAATAAAGCATTCATCGGAATCAATGGAATTGATTACGAATATGGCTATACAACTCCTGACTTGGAAGAAGCTGCGATGAAAAAATTAGCCGGAAAACAGGCGAATCAATGTTTTGTAGTAGCAGACCATACAAAATTTCACCATGTTAGCTTTGCCAAAGTAGGAGAACTAGATGATTACTCTTTGCTGACCGATTATGTCAACGATAAAGATAAACGACAGCTTGGTAAAGAGATTAAAATATGGGAGGCGAAAAAATGA
- a CDS encoding GNAT family N-acetyltransferase: MLIRNINKADNLVIKTIIQDSLKKRGFDLPGTAYFDPQLDDLTHHYQSLEAAAYWVIEIDQQVIGGVGIAPYSNGICELQKLYIKDNFQGYGYANHLMEVALAFAAQHYQACYLETLFELSAACKLYEKFGFHLLNKPLPGSEHSAMDAWYFLSFEKAVDKIPYSAPI, encoded by the coding sequence ATGCTGATTCGTAACATAAATAAAGCTGATAATCTCGTTATAAAAACAATTATTCAAGATTCTCTAAAAAAACGAGGGTTCGACCTTCCTGGTACTGCTTATTTTGATCCACAACTCGATGACTTAACCCACCATTATCAAAGTTTAGAGGCAGCAGCCTATTGGGTTATAGAAATTGATCAACAAGTCATCGGCGGAGTTGGAATCGCTCCTTATAGCAATGGTATTTGCGAGTTACAAAAATTATATATAAAGGATAATTTCCAAGGTTATGGTTACGCTAATCATCTCATGGAAGTAGCCTTAGCCTTTGCAGCTCAGCATTACCAAGCTTGTTATTTAGAAACACTTTTTGAATTATCCGCTGCTTGTAAACTTTACGAAAAGTTTGGTTTCCATCTCTTAAATAAACCACTTCCAGGGTCTGAACATTCCGCAATGGATGCTTGGTATTTTTTATCATTCGAAAAAGCGGTCGACAAAATCCCATACAGTGCGCCAATATAA
- the glmM gene encoding phosphoglucosamine mutase, which yields MSKYFGTDGVRGLANSELTPELAFKLGRYGGHVLKQHAPDIKKPLVLVARDTRISGQLLEHALIAGLLSVGIEVLQLGVITTPGVAYLTRVQGSVAGIMISASHNPAEDNGIKFFGSDGFKLSDDQELEIEAYLDQEEDALPRPSADGLGSVDEYNEGILKYISFLKTTIPDDLSGLRVCIDGAHGASVPIVNRLFADLETDFYTMGVKPNGININDGVGSTHPEKLQAFVLDKEADIGVAFDGDGDRVIAVDENGEIVDGDKIMFICGKFLKSKNELVKNTIVSTVMSNLGFHKAVEAEDMVALKTRVGDRYVVQEMRENGYNLGGEQSGHIVFLDLNTTGDGILTAIQLMYVMKATGKKLSELAAEVTTYPQLLVNIRVSDKHNVMAIPTVKAVIDEVEAEMAGNGRILVRPSGTEPLLRIMAEAETDEKTREYVERIATVVRNEIGIE from the coding sequence ATGAGTAAGTATTTTGGAACTGATGGTGTAAGAGGATTAGCAAATAGTGAGTTGACACCCGAATTAGCATTTAAATTAGGACGTTATGGGGGTCATGTTTTAAAACAACATGCGCCAGATATTAAAAAACCGCTCGTATTAGTGGCAAGAGATACACGTATTTCTGGTCAGCTTTTAGAGCATGCGCTGATTGCAGGACTATTATCTGTTGGTATTGAAGTCTTACAACTTGGCGTCATTACCACACCGGGTGTTGCTTATCTGACACGTGTTCAAGGTTCTGTAGCGGGGATTATGATTTCTGCATCGCATAACCCGGCGGAAGACAACGGTATTAAGTTTTTTGGATCAGATGGGTTTAAGTTATCGGATGACCAAGAACTTGAGATTGAAGCGTATCTTGATCAAGAAGAAGATGCCTTGCCACGTCCCTCTGCGGATGGATTGGGATCAGTGGATGAATACAATGAAGGAATTTTAAAATATATATCCTTCTTAAAGACAACCATTCCAGATGACTTATCTGGGTTACGCGTTTGTATCGATGGCGCACATGGTGCCTCTGTTCCCATCGTAAATCGCCTGTTTGCTGATTTAGAAACGGATTTTTATACAATGGGAGTAAAACCAAATGGAATCAACATCAATGACGGTGTTGGTTCAACGCATCCGGAAAAACTGCAAGCCTTTGTGTTAGATAAAGAAGCAGATATTGGGGTCGCGTTTGATGGCGATGGGGACCGTGTTATTGCAGTAGACGAAAATGGCGAAATAGTTGATGGCGATAAAATTATGTTTATCTGTGGTAAATTCTTAAAATCTAAAAATGAGTTAGTGAAAAATACGATTGTCTCAACCGTAATGAGTAATTTAGGGTTCCATAAAGCGGTAGAAGCTGAAGACATGGTTGCTTTGAAAACAAGAGTAGGTGACCGTTATGTGGTTCAAGAGATGCGCGAAAACGGGTATAACCTTGGTGGCGAACAGTCCGGTCATATTGTCTTTTTAGATTTAAATACAACGGGCGATGGTATTTTAACGGCTATTCAATTGATGTATGTTATGAAAGCAACTGGTAAAAAACTATCTGAACTTGCTGCTGAAGTCACTACTTATCCGCAACTCCTCGTCAATATTCGTGTCAGCGATAAACATAATGTGATGGCTATACCAACTGTGAAGGCAGTAATCGATGAAGTAGAAGCAGAAATGGCGGGAAATGGCCGCATTTTAGTACGACCAAGTGGAACAGAACCCTTGTTACGTATTATGGCAGAAGCAGAAACCGATGAAAAAACACGTGAATACGTTGAGCGCATTGCAACAGTTGTTCGTAATGAAATTGGAATTGAATAA
- a CDS encoding cysteine hydrolase family protein, giving the protein MKKEALVIVDMSNDFVADEGSLTVGKPAQAVVPYIIELGNQFIENGQPVVVAMDAHQPNDPHFDLWPVHNVVGTKGQELYGQLNEWYQENKQDITYLPKENYNAFFKTGLAEQLKENQVGKVHVVGVTTDICDFLTIGGADAEGFKTAIHKQGVATFTDLEITMLNHMVRCFHTEIIE; this is encoded by the coding sequence ATGAAAAAAGAAGCATTAGTTATTGTCGATATGAGTAATGATTTTGTAGCAGATGAAGGCTCATTAACAGTAGGCAAACCTGCGCAAGCCGTTGTACCGTATATTATTGAACTAGGTAATCAATTCATCGAAAACGGACAGCCGGTTGTCGTGGCCATGGATGCGCATCAACCGAACGATCCTCATTTTGATTTGTGGCCGGTCCATAACGTTGTGGGGACGAAAGGTCAGGAACTCTATGGGCAATTAAATGAATGGTATCAAGAAAATAAACAAGACATCACCTATCTTCCTAAAGAAAATTATAATGCTTTCTTTAAAACCGGTTTAGCGGAACAATTGAAGGAAAATCAGGTAGGAAAAGTTCACGTGGTTGGAGTGACAACGGATATTTGTGATTTTTTAACGATTGGTGGCGCTGATGCTGAAGGGTTTAAAACAGCTATTCACAAACAAGGCGTGGCAACTTTTACAGATTTAGAAATAACGATGTTAAACCACATGGTTCGCTGCTTTCACACTGAAATCATAGAATAA
- the cdaA gene encoding diadenylate cyclase CdaA has protein sequence MNFNLETLISWENAMNVIDIVLVWYLVYKLITILKGTRAIQLLKGVLIIVLIKLAAVLLGLNTMDWIINQVIRWGVVAVIVVFQPEIRRGLEHLGKASFQNRANRMLRTGDYFVQEVDTAIQYMARRKIGALISIELNDILDEYANTGIQLNSDVSSQLLINIFIPNTPLHDGAVIIQDFKITSAASYLPLSENPLISKELGTRHRAAIGLSEVSDSITIIVSEETGDVSIAHNNRLIRDMEQEDFVAYLKEELVFDEEDEKIKTNALQEFLESLRWGNSE, from the coding sequence ATGAATTTTAACTTAGAAACACTTATTAGTTGGGAAAATGCAATGAACGTCATTGATATTGTGTTGGTTTGGTACCTTGTTTATAAGCTTATCACCATTTTAAAAGGAACACGTGCCATCCAATTATTGAAAGGCGTCTTAATTATAGTATTGATTAAGTTAGCAGCTGTCCTTTTAGGATTAAATACGATGGATTGGATCATTAACCAAGTCATTCGTTGGGGTGTTGTAGCAGTAATTGTCGTTTTCCAACCTGAAATAAGAAGAGGACTTGAACATTTAGGAAAAGCAAGCTTCCAAAATAGAGCCAATCGGATGCTACGTACGGGTGATTATTTTGTCCAAGAAGTAGATACTGCCATCCAGTATATGGCAAGGCGAAAAATTGGGGCTCTTATTTCCATTGAACTAAATGATATTTTAGACGAATATGCCAATACAGGTATTCAACTAAATAGTGATGTATCCAGTCAATTATTGATTAATATATTTATACCGAATACACCCTTGCATGATGGCGCCGTCATCATCCAAGACTTCAAAATTACTTCAGCGGCTAGTTACCTGCCTTTATCTGAAAATCCTCTTATTTCAAAGGAATTAGGGACACGTCATCGTGCTGCCATTGGATTGAGTGAAGTTTCGGATTCGATTACGATTATTGTATCTGAGGAAACAGGCGATGTGAGTATCGCGCACAATAACCGTTTAATAAGGGATATGGAACAGGAAGATTTTGTCGCTTATTTGAAAGAAGAATTAGTATTTGATGAAGAGGATGAAAAAATAAAGACGAATGCGCTTCAAGAGTTCCTTGAAAGTTTGAGATGGGGGAATTCTGAATGA
- a CDS encoding YbbR-like domain-containing protein: MNKKNNDIFKNIWFIRIVSLFVSILLFSYVYSENYGLTTTNRNDSISTLRSETISNLPIEVNMNTDQYFISGLPETVMLNLSGPESVIVQTLSANDFKITTEDLDLLGPGNHTIKLQVENLSDELTYQITPSRINVQIEEKVSFESAVEVLFDSSAVADDYVAKEPILSREKVVVSGPSSTIERIDRIYVRVPADETIIKTINEKTVVQVEDSNRNKLNVVVEPQEINVEIPVEPYKKEIPIRLTQVGTPVAGLTYQMSVVGNDEITATGNKKLLAEVDEVLLEIDVSKVNSSKIITKKIKPLDIEGATIAPEQVEIEITVEKEKPE; the protein is encoded by the coding sequence ATGAATAAAAAAAATAATGATATCTTTAAAAATATCTGGTTTATACGAATTGTCTCATTATTCGTTTCAATCTTACTTTTTAGTTATGTTTATTCGGAAAATTATGGGTTAACGACTACTAACCGTAATGATTCAATTAGTACCTTAAGGAGTGAAACCATTTCTAATTTACCCATTGAGGTGAATATGAATACTGACCAATATTTTATTTCGGGATTACCAGAGACGGTGATGTTGAATTTATCCGGACCGGAAAGTGTGATTGTCCAAACTTTATCTGCTAATGATTTTAAAATTACCACAGAGGACTTGGATTTGTTAGGACCCGGTAATCACACTATTAAACTTCAGGTAGAAAATTTATCAGATGAGCTGACCTATCAAATAACGCCATCGCGTATCAATGTTCAAATTGAAGAAAAAGTTTCTTTTGAAAGCGCAGTGGAAGTTCTATTTGATTCCAGTGCAGTCGCGGATGATTACGTGGCGAAAGAGCCTATTTTAAGTCGTGAAAAAGTTGTGGTGTCTGGACCTAGTTCTACGATTGAGCGAATTGATCGCATCTATGTCCGTGTACCGGCAGACGAAACAATCATCAAGACAATAAACGAAAAAACTGTGGTACAAGTGGAAGATAGTAATCGCAACAAATTAAATGTCGTCGTCGAACCACAAGAAATTAATGTTGAAATTCCAGTTGAACCTTACAAAAAAGAAATTCCTATCCGTTTAACTCAAGTGGGAACGCCTGTAGCTGGGTTGACCTACCAGATGAGTGTTGTGGGCAATGATGAAATAACGGCGACGGGTAACAAGAAGTTACTCGCAGAAGTTGATGAAGTTCTGCTTGAAATAGATGTTAGTAAGGTTAATTCCAGTAAAATAATAACTAAAAAAATAAAACCACTTGATATTGAAGGTGCTACAATAGCACCAGAACAAGTTGAAATAGAAATTACAGTCGAAAAAGAAAAACCAGAATAA
- a CDS encoding alpha/beta hydrolase, with protein MKRGLFLKTAAITGIAAASYLAVGNYFYDFALKVKGEKDFEDEEADPEKNPAIDSEVEAAAQEADRLFLKENPPVERHIISPDFKKLRLSASFYPNKETSHKYAILFHGYTGSNEEMLRWVRGFSKKNFHVLTPDFRGHGQSEGNYIGMGWPDRFDILAWIDAVIEEDSKAEIVLLGLSMGAAAVMMASGETLPNNVKVIVEDSGYSTVKKVFSHQLDEIFGLPAFPIMNAANTMTKLRAGYALFQASAIKQIKKSQTPILFIHGKDDTFVPFRMLDDLYNAARVEKEKLVVPGAGHGESIMVAPQLYWRTVWDFVDRFFE; from the coding sequence ATGAAACGAGGTCTATTCTTAAAAACGGCAGCAATTACAGGGATTGCAGCAGCCTCCTATTTAGCTGTTGGTAACTATTTTTATGATTTTGCGTTAAAAGTTAAAGGTGAAAAAGACTTTGAAGATGAGGAAGCAGATCCAGAAAAAAATCCTGCCATCGACTCAGAAGTTGAAGCAGCCGCTCAAGAAGCAGATCGACTGTTTCTCAAAGAAAACCCACCTGTAGAACGACATATCATTTCGCCTGATTTTAAAAAATTACGACTTTCCGCATCTTTTTATCCAAATAAAGAAACAAGTCATAAATACGCTATACTCTTTCATGGGTATACTGGAAGCAACGAAGAAATGCTTCGATGGGTAAGAGGATTTTCTAAGAAAAATTTCCATGTTCTCACACCCGATTTTCGTGGACACGGGCAAAGTGAAGGGAATTACATCGGGATGGGTTGGCCAGATCGCTTCGATATTTTAGCTTGGATTGATGCTGTTATAGAAGAAGACTCTAAAGCAGAAATTGTTTTATTAGGTCTTTCAATGGGAGCCGCAGCGGTTATGATGGCATCTGGCGAAACACTTCCAAATAATGTAAAAGTCATTGTGGAAGACAGCGGTTATAGTACTGTTAAAAAGGTTTTCTCACACCAATTAGATGAGATATTTGGTTTGCCAGCTTTTCCGATTATGAACGCTGCTAATACAATGACAAAGCTTCGTGCTGGCTATGCCTTATTTCAAGCCTCTGCTATTAAGCAAATAAAAAAAAGTCAGACTCCCATTCTATTCATCCATGGCAAGGATGATACCTTTGTACCTTTTAGAATGTTAGATGACCTTTATAACGCCGCAAGAGTAGAAAAAGAAAAATTAGTTGTGCCAGGGGCAGGCCATGGGGAATCCATTATGGTAGCACCCCAATTATATTGGCGCACTGTATGGGATTTTGTCGACCGCTTTTTCGAATGA